One part of the Xiphophorus maculatus strain JP 163 A chromosome 1, X_maculatus-5.0-male, whole genome shotgun sequence genome encodes these proteins:
- the LOC102233494 gene encoding keratin, type II cytoskeletal 8-like, with the protein MSFRVKTTSYRGSSPGNFSSSSYAGPAGGFSSRRSYQSYGSGYGGAGMTSSSAYSVSSSMGGAGGLGMGFGGGMAPITAVSVNKSLLAPLNLEIDPTIQVVRTKEKDQIKGLNNRFASFIDKVRFLEQQNKMLETKWSLLQEQTTIHSNISAMFEAYISNLRKQLDGLGNDKIKLEGELHNMQGLVEDFKNKYEDELNKRTECENDFVLVKKDVDEAYMNKIELEVKLDSLTDELNFLRSIYEEELRELQSQIKDTSVIVEMDNRRNLDMDAVVAEVRAQYEDIANRTRAEAETWYKTKYEEMQTSANRYGDDLRATKTEIAELNRTIQRLTAEIDAIKGQCTNLEAQITEAEERGELAVKDAKTRIKELEQALHRAKQDMARQIREYQDLMNVKLALDIEIATYRKLLEGEEDRLASGIKAISISKQSTSYSGVPKDSMSGSYSSGYGSYSSGGYGRIDFSGSSSAGGYSTTTTKKNVIVKTIETNDGKLVSESSNIIEK; encoded by the exons ATGTCTTTCAGGGTCAAAACCACCTCCTACAGGGGCTCTTCTCCTGGaaacttcagcagcagctcctacGCTGGACCTGCTGGAGGCTTCAGCTCCCGTAGGTCCTACCAATCCTACGGAAGTGGCTATGGAGGCGCAGGAATGACCAGCAGCTCTGCGTACAGTGTCAGCTCTAGCATGGGTGGTGCAGGAGGCTTGGGTATGGGCTTTGGAGGGGGCATGGCCCCCATCACTGCCGTCAGCGTGAACAAGAGTCTTCTGGCCCCTCTGAACCTTGAGATTGACCCCACAATCCAAGTCGTCCGCACCAAAGAGAAAGACCAGATCAAGGGCCTCAACAACCGCTTTGCCTCCTTCATTGACAAG GTCCGTTTCCTGgagcagcagaacaaaatgCTGGAGACCAAATGGAGCCTGCTCCAGGAACAGACCACCATCCACTCCAACATCAGCGCGATGTTTGAGGCCTACATCTCCAACCTGCGCAAACAGCTGGACGGGCTCGGCAACGACAAGATCAAACTGGAGGGCGAGCTGCACAACATGCAGGGCCTGGTGGAGGACTTCAAGAACAA GTATGAAGATGAACTCAACAAGCGCACGGAGTGTGAGAACGACTTTGTCCTTGTCAAGAAG GATGTGGATGAGGCCTACATGAACAAGATTGAGCTGGAAGTGAAGCTGGACAGTCTGACGGACGAGCTCAACTTCCTCAGGTCGATCTACGAGGAG GAACTGCGTGAGCTCCAGAGCCAGATCAAGGACACCTCAGTCATTGTGGAGATGGACAACAGGCGCAACCTGGATATGGATGCTGTGGTCGCTGAGGTCAGGGCGCAGTATGAGGATATCGCCAACCGCACCCGTGCAGAGGCAGAGACGTGGTACAAGACGAAG TACGAAGAGATGCAAACCTCTGCCAACAGATACGGAGATGACTTGCGAGCTACCAAAACAGAGATTGCTGAACTCAACCGCACGATCCAGAGACTCACAGCAGAAATTGACGCCATCAAAGGACAG TGCACCAACCTGGAGGCACAGATTACAGAGGCTGAGGAGCGCGGCGAGCTTGCGGTGAAGGACGCCAAGACCCGCATCAAGGAGCTGGAGCAGGCACTGCATAGAGCCAAGCAGGACATGGCCCGCCAGATCAGAGAGTACCAGGACCTGATGAACGTCAAGCTGGCTTTGGACATTGAGATCGCCACCTACAGGAAGCTgctggagggagaggaggaCAGACTGGCAAGCGGCATAAAGGCCATCAGCATCTCCAAGCAGAGCA CAAGTTACAGCGGCGTCCCCAAGGATAGTATGAGTGGCAGTTACTCCAGCGGATACGGCAGCTACTCCAGCGGAGGCTACGGCAGAATCGACTTCAGCGGCAGCAGCTCCGCTGGCGGCTAcagcaccaccaccaccaagaaaaatgtcattgtCAAAACCATTGAGACCAATGACGGCAAACTGGTGTCTGAGTCCTCTAATATCATTGAGAAATGA